In Erigeron canadensis isolate Cc75 chromosome 1, C_canadensis_v1, whole genome shotgun sequence, a single window of DNA contains:
- the LOC122594653 gene encoding uncharacterized protein LOC122594653 produces MAVQEFFSTGKLLGEINATTIALIPKVSTPSKVSEFRPIACCNVIQKCISKILTNRIQSGLANIVHFNQSAFVPGRHIQDNILIAQELLKGYNRKNRPKRCAMQIDIQKAYDIVSWDFLESILNKFRFHRVMISWIMTCVRFTKFSICINGEIHGYFKGGRGLRQGDPISPYLFTLVMEVFNLIMCKNIQESNEYGYHFGCKDLKLSHICFADDLLVFCKGNVGSIKVVKNTLEEFARTSGLILNLGKSVIFFGSIKDRDKPDMIQILPFKSGKLPVRIQLIVSVLSSMQLYWASVFLLPNSVIKELEKLLKGFLWNSGGSAIGRAKNASIWEVVEDKNDSWGWKTILNIRDKCADGPLSNFITKRVLYDARLDAKTKLSSMINEGQWKWPDGWSEKFSILQGITPPVLQSDKEDDVLWVTNSNLQVDFSTKQIWQDLKYNWPNIDWKDMVWFKHFNPRHAFILWLAVQGKLQTKDRIAKWCHNSVQCVLCKVENETHEHMFFNCKFSADIWLRLRTFRWNMRDYIALQDIIQENVRIKKQNNIGTVVNKIIPAASVYQIWQERNVRIFQEKERNEESICNIIKESVRNQLLSIKVRHTKNVINLGALWKLKWMNCRLVAA; encoded by the exons ATGGCTGTTCAGGAATTTTTCAGTACAGGGAAATTACTTGGTGAGATTAATGCCACTACCATTGCTCTTATTCCTAAGGTGAGTACCCCTAGCAAAGTGTCAGAATTTAGGCCAATTGCTTGTTGCAATGTTATCCAAAAATGCATAAGTAAAATTCTGACTAATAGAATTCAAAGTGGGTTGGCCAATATTGTGCATTTCAATCAAAGTGCTTTTGTTCCTGGAAGGCATATTCAAGATAATATTTTGATTGCTCAAGAATTACTGAAGGGATACAATAGAAAGAATAGACCCAAGAGATGTGCAATGCAAATTGACATCCAGAAAGCTTATGATATAGTGAGTTGGGATTTTTTGGAAAGCATCTTAAACAAGTTTAGGTTTCATAGAGTTATGATAAGCTGGATTATGACTTGTGTTAGATTTACAAAATTTTCTATATGCATTAATGGTGAAATTCATGGGTATTTTAAGGGTGGTAGAGGGCTTAGGCAAGGTGATCCCATCTCACCTTACCTATTTACATTGGTTATGGAAGTTTTTAACCTGATTATGTGCAAAAATATTCAGGAGTCTAATGAATATGGTTATCATTTTGGGTGCAAGGACCTTAAGCTTTCCCACATTTGTTTTGCTGATGACTTGTTAGTTTTTTGTAAGGGTAATGTGGGGTCCATTAAGGTGGTTAAAAACACTTTGGAAGAATTTGCTAGAACTTCTGGGCTTATACTTAATTTGggaaaaagtgtaattttctttGGAAGTATTAAGGACAGGGATAAACCGGATATGATTCAAATTTTACCATTCAAAAGTGGTAAACTTCCTGTGAG GATCCAGTTGATTGTTTCAGTGCTATCATCAATGCAATTATATTGGGCTTCTGTATTTCTCCTCCCTAATAGTGTTATTAAGGAACTTGAGAAGCTGTTGAAAGGCTTTCTTTGGAATTCTGGTGGTTCTGCTATAGGGAGAGCTAAG AATGCGAGTATTTGGGAGGTGGTTGAGGATAAGAATGATAGCTGGGGATGGAAAACCATATTGAATATTAGAGATAAG TGTGCAGATGGTCCCTTAAGCAATTTCATTACTAAGAGGGTATTGTATGATGCTAGATTGGATGCTAAAACAAAATTAAGCTCTATGATTAATGAGGGCCAGTGGAAGTGGCCTGATGGATGGAGTGAAAAATTTAGTATTCTACAAGGTATTACACCTCCTGTACTGCAAAGTGATAAGGAGGATGACGTACTGTGGGTTACTAATAGTAATCTACAAGTGGATTTTTCTACCAAACAAATATGGCAGGACTTGAAATATAATTGGCCAAATATCGATTGGAAGGATATGGTTTGGTTTAAGCATTTTAATCCTAGACATGCATTTATTTTGTGGCTTGCAGTGCAAGGAAAACTGCAGACTAAAGACAGAATTGCAAAGTGGTGCCATAATAGTGTGCAATGTGTTCTCTGCAAGGTTGAGAATGAGACACATGAACATATGTTCTTCAATTGCAAGTTCTCTGCGGATATTTGGCTCAGGTTAAGGACTTTTAGATGGAATATGAGAGATTATATTGCATTGCAGGACATTATACAGGAGAATGTGAGGATTAAAAAGCAGAATAATATTGGAACTGTTGTTAACAAAATCATTCCTGCAGCTTCTGTCTATCAAATTTGGCAAGAAAGGAATGTTAGAATTTTTCAAGAGAAGGAAAGGAATGAGGAGAGTATTTGCAACATCATCAAGGAAAGTGTTAGAAATCAATTGCTCTCCATAAAAGTTAGGCATACAAAGAATGTCATCAACTTAGGTGCTCTCTGGAAGCTAAAATGGATGAATTGCAGACTTGTGGCTGCTTGA
- the LOC122608290 gene encoding UPF0481 protein At3g47200-like, whose amino-acid sequence MEFDPHESHSHASEEIVLEEHVSLISSIKMKMANTSDVRRICRVSDKFYEENEDKYFPQVVSIGPFHHGKEKLKAMEQRKWQYLTTLLSRVANVETRLGRCVEVLKVLEERARKCYGEDIQMNSDEFVEMLLIDGCFIIELFYKSCCKGIRRRGDPFLSTYQVFHQLRHDMVLLENQIPFFVLQHLFNILPVPKQCGGYSLVELAFRFFKKTVPEDIYNVRDRYGQEIHHLLDLIHQSFIPNIHILQLQPGQPHSQMNIPTVTQLLQKGSEIRKSNSRSVLEVKFNKGILRIPALAYHDLMEAALRNLVAMENCCYDATKYITSYVFLMRSLVQSNEDAKVLQKKGILDKGEELVAMLSKISVNLEPENFYYGDLSHKLNNFATVSRSVWYARKVRNCVTHCVSEL is encoded by the coding sequence ATGGAGTTCGATCCTCATGAGTCACATAGTCACGCTTCAGAGGAGATTGTATTAGAAGAGCATGTGAGCCTTATTTCATCCATTAAGATGAAAATGGCGAATACATCTGATGTTAGACGTATATGCAGAGTTTCAGACAAATTCTATGAGGAAAACGAAGATAAATATTTTCCCCAAGTGGTCTCTATTGGTCCTTTTCATCACGGGAAAGAGAAGTTGAAAGCCATGGAACAGAGAAAATGGCAATATCTCACCACACTTCTCTCGCGTGTGGCAAATGTGGAAACACGTTTGGGGAGATGTGTTGAGGTGCTAAAAGTGCTTGAAGAGCGAGCTCGCAAATGCTATGGAGAAGATATTCAAATGAACAGTGATGAGTTTGTTGAAATGTTGTTGATAGACGGCTGTTTTATCATTGAGCTGTTTTACAAGTCATGTTGTAAAGGTATTAGACGACGAGGGGACCCGTTTCTCTCAACATACCAAGTCTTCCATCAATTGAGGCATGACATGGTTTTGCTGGAAAACCAAATCCCCTTTTTTGTTCTTCAACATTTATTCAACATTTTGCCTGTTCCTAAACAATGTGGAGGATACTCATTGGTTGAACTCGCCTTTCGTTTCTTCAAGAAAACGGTTCCCGAGGACATATACAACGTACGAGATAGATATGGTCAAGAAATCCACCATCTACTCGACTTAATTCACCAATCTTTCATACCCAACATACACATTCTTCAACTACAACCAGGACAACCACATTCCCAAATGAACATTCCAACCGTGACGCAGCTTCTTCAAAAAGGTTCAGAAATCAGGAAAAGCAACTCTAGGAGTGTCTTGGAAGTAAAGTTTAACAAAGGCATACTCAGAATCCCGGCTTTGGCGTATCATGATCTCATGGAAGCTGCGTTGAGAAACCTTGTCGCGATGGAGAATTGTTGTTATGATGCCACTAAGTACATAACATCGTATGTATTTCTCATGAGAAGTTTAGTTCAATCAAATGAAGACGCAAAAGTCCTCCAAAAGAAGGGAATCCTTGACAAAGGGGAAGAATTAGTGGCAATGTTGAGTAAGATATCCGTGAATCTAGAACCAGAAAATTTCTACTATGGAGACTTGAGCCACAAACTCAACAACTTCGCAACAGTCAGCAGAAGTGTTTGGTATGCAAGAAAAGTTCGAAATTGCGTTACACATTGCGTAAGCGAATTGTAG
- the LOC122608299 gene encoding protein SREK1IP1-like, whose translation MSEKMKAAALSAATKGLSRVQAERATANATRNVNAYGQKEEGPSRWQEKKEAKTQMYLKSTEKQATLNQKRCQKCRQPGHWTYECQKPVPETPKVEAGSLYSRDLDADLKKEKGEKGLKKKKKDKSSKRKHKRRKHRSSSSSESSDSESDDSRSHKRKHKKRKHRSSSSESSDFESEDERGKRKRHSRKSNGGR comes from the coding sequence ATGTCGGAAAAGATGAAGGCTGCTGCCTTATCAGCAGCTACTAAAGGGCTTAGTCGTGTCCAAGCTGAACGTGCTACAGCAAATGCAACACGAAATGTAAATGCATACGGGCAAAAGGAAGAAGGGCCAAGTAGATggcaagaaaagaaagaagcaaaGACACAAATGTACCTGAAAAGTACTGAAAAGCAAGCGACATTGAACCAGAAAAGATGTCAGAAGTGTCGACAACCAGGTCACTGGACATACGAGTGTCAAAAGCCCGTACCAGAAACCCCTAAAGTTGAAGCTGGGTCACTGTATTCACGTGATTTGGATGCAGActtgaagaaagaaaaaggtgaaaagggtttgaagaagaagaaaaaagataagAGTAGTAAAAGAAAACACAAGAGAAGAAAGCATAGGTCTAGTTCTTCTTCAGAGTCATCAGATTCTGAATCAGATGATTCAAGGAGtcataaaagaaaacacaaGAAACGAAAGCATAGGTCTAGTTCTTCAGAGTCGTCTGATTTTGAATCGGAAGATGAAAGGGGGAAGAGAAAACGGCATAGCCGGAAGTCTAATGGTGGTCGGTAA